From the genome of Bactrocera oleae isolate idBacOlea1 chromosome 2, idBacOlea1, whole genome shotgun sequence, one region includes:
- the LOC106625741 gene encoding membrane alanyl aminopeptidase isoform X1 — protein MRYRMAKQYLAAFLVAFFCVTAFAAPYAEQTEVTGRAVAADGNDYRLPTNILPWNYKIKLTPYLLESDGNKRFTFDGEVTIQINSTINTKTLIMHTKNLNYTTRELWSEDAPDNKTSLGAGSLNAVTDKIQYDLTTELVANKTYFLHFVYTGTMDDDMSGFYRSSYVDSSNNTKWIGSTQFQTTDARRAFPSFDEPKFKATFDVTIRRPATMNSFGNTRISNKITNGNYVEDVYVQTPRMSTYILAFIVSEFTERSNTNFGVIARPEYYDQTEYSYTVGQQLLAALSNYFGINYYEMGNDKMHMAAIPDFSAGAMENWGLLTYRERTLLYDQESTTLSAKQSIATVVAHEQTHMWFGDFVTCDWWSYTWLNEGFARYFQYFGTAMVETELGLDQQFVVDQVQVVMSMDSTNNTNPMSDENTNTPSDLSRMFNSISYNKGGSIIRMVKHAIGEENFRRSLNDYLNQNKYTNTIPANLLTIWQQYWPEQTRSFAENVFNSFTQQVGYPLITVELSADKKSFTVKQERFLLKDRDTANTELLYTVPISYTTSDAKDFINTTPKFYLEASKTPVTFDLANSIEWIILNIQESGYYRVNYDDSTWDAIHQALHSANWGSIHELNRAQIVDDLLNLARADILKYDKALEVLEYLESETNYLPWTSAFNGFSYINIRLGSDTKQFSEYILELTKTVYDKLGFVESTSNSALDIYTRAKVLSWSCKFGNEECISKSKEYFAKINTTPVPVNIRSVVYCNALRYGNESDYDTLFNKFLTSNSATEQTLILSTLGCVKDETLIQKYFNAILSDDIRRQDKSSALSSLYTENNENVGPVFKLVTDNYEKLADAMGSYSSVATVISNIASRFTTESEKQSLKAFNDQNKDKFGSAQSRLVSAENTVEENLVWATNKLGQFRTYLNNRNGAATNTIAILTMLVCALVGRFLQ, from the exons AATGGCAAAACAGTACCTCGCTGCCTTTTTGGTGGCATTTTTCTGCGTCACAGCTTTTGCTGCGCCCTACGCAGAGCAAACTGAGGTGACCGGCAGAGCGGTTGCAGCCGACGGTAACGACTATCGTTTGCCAACGAATATACTTCCATGGAATTACAAGATCAAGCTTACGCCGTATCTACTGGAAAGTGATGGCAATAAACGATTCACTTTCGATGGTGAAGTTACCATTCAAATCAATTCGACCATCAATACAAAAACATTGATTATGCATacgaaaaacttaaattatacaACTAGAGAATTATGGTCTGAAGACGCACCCGACAACAAGACTAGCTTGGGCGCGGGCTCGTTAAATGCAGTCACTGACAAAATCCAATACGATTTGACGACAGAATTGGTAGCgaataaaacatatttcttgCATTTCGTCTATACTGGCACCATGGATGATGACATGTCTGGTTTCTACCGGAGCTCCTATGTGGATTCTTCGAATAACACAAA ATGGATTGGTTCTACGCAATTCCAAACGACTGATGCACGCCGCGCCTTCCCCTCATTCGACGAACCAAAATTCAAGGCTACCTTCGACGTGACAATTAGACGTCCAGCAACCATGAACTCTTTTGGCAACACTCGCATTTCCAACAAAATCACTAATGG caaTTATGTGGAGGATGTGTACGTGCAAACACCACGTATGTCCACTTATATTCTCGCTTTCATTGTATCCGAGTTTACGGAACGCAGTAACACTAATTTCGGTGTAATTGCACGACCTGAGTATTACGATCAGACCGAATATAGTTATACTGTTGGTCAACAACTTTTAGCCGCTCTCAGCAACTACTTTGGCATTAATTATTACGAAATGGGTAATGATAAAATGCATATGGCTGCAATTCCTGACTTCTCTGCCGGTGCAATGGAAAACTGGGGTCTCTTAACCTACAGAGAACGTACCTTGCTGTACGATCAGGAATCGACAACGCTCAGTGCCAAGCAATCCATTGCCACTGTGGTGGCACACGAACAGACCCATATGTGGTTCGGTGATTTTGTTACTTGCGATTGGTGGAGTTATACATGGTTGAATGAGGGTTTTGCACGCTACTTCCAATACTTCGGTACAGCTATG GTTGAAACAGAATTGGGGTTAGATCAACAGTTTGTTGTCGATCAAGTACAAGTTGTAATGAGTATGGACTCAACCAATAACACGAATCCGATGAGTGATGAAAATACAAATACCCCAAGTGATCTTTCCCGCATGTTCAATAGTATTTCCTACAATAAGGGCGGCAGTATTATACGCATGGTCAAGCATGCTATCGGCGAGGAAAACTTCAGGAGATCGCTAAACGATTATCTAAACCAAAA CAAATACACTAACACCATTCCAGCTAATCTGCTAACCATCTGGCAACAATACTGGCCGGAGCAGACTAGAAGTTTTGCTGAAAACGTATTTAACAGCTTTACGCAACAAGTCGGTTATCCGCTCATCACTGTCGAATTGTCTGCTGACAAGAAGAGTTTCACCGTTAAGCAAGAGCGTTTCCTGCTCAAAGATCGTGATACTGCCAACACTGAATTGCTCTACACTGTCCCAATCTCATATACAACTAGCGATGCGAAAGATTTCATAAATACAACTCCCAAATTTTACCTGGAGGCATCAAAAACCCCAGTCACATTTGACTTAGCAAACAGCATCGAATGGATCATACTGAATATACAGGAGTCTGGCTATTATCGCGTCAACTACGATGACAGTACTTGGGATGCCATACATCAGGCATTGCACTCTGCTAACTGGGGAAGCATTCACGAACTCAATCGTGCTCAAATAGTCGATGATTTGCTCAACTTGGCGCGTGCTGATATCTTGAAATACGACAAAGCATTGGAAGTGCTCGAGTATTTGGAGAGTGAAACAAATTACCTTCCTTGGACTTCGGCCTTTAATGGTttctcatacataaatattcgCCTTGGTAGCGATACTAAACAATTTTCCGAATACATACTTGAACTAACGAAAACGGTATATGACAAGCTTGGCTTTGTGGAGAGTACCTCTAACAGTGCCTTGGATATCTATACTCGTGCAAAAGTGCTATCGTGGTCCTGCAAGTTCGGCAATGAAGAGTGTATTAGCAAATCAAaagaatattttgcaaaaattaatacaaCTCCAGTGCCTGTGAATATCCGTTCGGTTGTATATTGTAATGCTTTGCGTTACGGCAATGAAAGCGATTACGATACATTgttcaacaaatttttgacaAGTAACTCAGCGACTGAACAAACCCTGATACTCAGTACATTGGGTTGTGTTAAGGATGAAACCCTGATTCAGAAATATTTCAACGCCATTCTGAGTGACGATATTCGCCGTCAGGATAAATCGAGTGCACTGTCCAGTCTATACACCGAAAATAATGAGAATGTCGGTCCAGTTTTCAAATTGGTAACGGATAACTATGAAAAACTGGCGGATGC AATGGGTAGCTACTCTTCCGTTGCCACTGTAATCTCTAATATTGCCTCTCGTTTTACCACCGAGAGTGAAAAACAGAGCCTGAAGGCTTTCAACGATCAGAACAAGGATAAATTTGGCAGCGCCCAGTCCAGACTTGTGTCAGCTGAAAACACAGTGGAAGAGAATTTAGTATGGGCCACAAATAAGTTGGGACAATTTAGGACCTATTTAAATAACCGCAACGGCGCTGCAACCAACACAATTGCCATTCTGACCATGCTTGTATGTGCTCTCGTTGGTCGCTTCCTGCAGTAA
- the LOC106625741 gene encoding membrane alanyl aminopeptidase isoform X2: MAKQYLAAFLVAFFCVTAFAAPYAEQTEVTGRAVAADGNDYRLPTNILPWNYKIKLTPYLLESDGNKRFTFDGEVTIQINSTINTKTLIMHTKNLNYTTRELWSEDAPDNKTSLGAGSLNAVTDKIQYDLTTELVANKTYFLHFVYTGTMDDDMSGFYRSSYVDSSNNTKWIGSTQFQTTDARRAFPSFDEPKFKATFDVTIRRPATMNSFGNTRISNKITNGNYVEDVYVQTPRMSTYILAFIVSEFTERSNTNFGVIARPEYYDQTEYSYTVGQQLLAALSNYFGINYYEMGNDKMHMAAIPDFSAGAMENWGLLTYRERTLLYDQESTTLSAKQSIATVVAHEQTHMWFGDFVTCDWWSYTWLNEGFARYFQYFGTAMVETELGLDQQFVVDQVQVVMSMDSTNNTNPMSDENTNTPSDLSRMFNSISYNKGGSIIRMVKHAIGEENFRRSLNDYLNQNKYTNTIPANLLTIWQQYWPEQTRSFAENVFNSFTQQVGYPLITVELSADKKSFTVKQERFLLKDRDTANTELLYTVPISYTTSDAKDFINTTPKFYLEASKTPVTFDLANSIEWIILNIQESGYYRVNYDDSTWDAIHQALHSANWGSIHELNRAQIVDDLLNLARADILKYDKALEVLEYLESETNYLPWTSAFNGFSYINIRLGSDTKQFSEYILELTKTVYDKLGFVESTSNSALDIYTRAKVLSWSCKFGNEECISKSKEYFAKINTTPVPVNIRSVVYCNALRYGNESDYDTLFNKFLTSNSATEQTLILSTLGCVKDETLIQKYFNAILSDDIRRQDKSSALSSLYTENNENVGPVFKLVTDNYEKLADAMGSYSSVATVISNIASRFTTESEKQSLKAFNDQNKDKFGSAQSRLVSAENTVEENLVWATNKLGQFRTYLNNRNGAATNTIAILTMLVCALVGRFLQ; encoded by the exons ATGGCAAAACAGTACCTCGCTGCCTTTTTGGTGGCATTTTTCTGCGTCACAGCTTTTGCTGCGCCCTACGCAGAGCAAACTGAGGTGACCGGCAGAGCGGTTGCAGCCGACGGTAACGACTATCGTTTGCCAACGAATATACTTCCATGGAATTACAAGATCAAGCTTACGCCGTATCTACTGGAAAGTGATGGCAATAAACGATTCACTTTCGATGGTGAAGTTACCATTCAAATCAATTCGACCATCAATACAAAAACATTGATTATGCATacgaaaaacttaaattatacaACTAGAGAATTATGGTCTGAAGACGCACCCGACAACAAGACTAGCTTGGGCGCGGGCTCGTTAAATGCAGTCACTGACAAAATCCAATACGATTTGACGACAGAATTGGTAGCgaataaaacatatttcttgCATTTCGTCTATACTGGCACCATGGATGATGACATGTCTGGTTTCTACCGGAGCTCCTATGTGGATTCTTCGAATAACACAAA ATGGATTGGTTCTACGCAATTCCAAACGACTGATGCACGCCGCGCCTTCCCCTCATTCGACGAACCAAAATTCAAGGCTACCTTCGACGTGACAATTAGACGTCCAGCAACCATGAACTCTTTTGGCAACACTCGCATTTCCAACAAAATCACTAATGG caaTTATGTGGAGGATGTGTACGTGCAAACACCACGTATGTCCACTTATATTCTCGCTTTCATTGTATCCGAGTTTACGGAACGCAGTAACACTAATTTCGGTGTAATTGCACGACCTGAGTATTACGATCAGACCGAATATAGTTATACTGTTGGTCAACAACTTTTAGCCGCTCTCAGCAACTACTTTGGCATTAATTATTACGAAATGGGTAATGATAAAATGCATATGGCTGCAATTCCTGACTTCTCTGCCGGTGCAATGGAAAACTGGGGTCTCTTAACCTACAGAGAACGTACCTTGCTGTACGATCAGGAATCGACAACGCTCAGTGCCAAGCAATCCATTGCCACTGTGGTGGCACACGAACAGACCCATATGTGGTTCGGTGATTTTGTTACTTGCGATTGGTGGAGTTATACATGGTTGAATGAGGGTTTTGCACGCTACTTCCAATACTTCGGTACAGCTATG GTTGAAACAGAATTGGGGTTAGATCAACAGTTTGTTGTCGATCAAGTACAAGTTGTAATGAGTATGGACTCAACCAATAACACGAATCCGATGAGTGATGAAAATACAAATACCCCAAGTGATCTTTCCCGCATGTTCAATAGTATTTCCTACAATAAGGGCGGCAGTATTATACGCATGGTCAAGCATGCTATCGGCGAGGAAAACTTCAGGAGATCGCTAAACGATTATCTAAACCAAAA CAAATACACTAACACCATTCCAGCTAATCTGCTAACCATCTGGCAACAATACTGGCCGGAGCAGACTAGAAGTTTTGCTGAAAACGTATTTAACAGCTTTACGCAACAAGTCGGTTATCCGCTCATCACTGTCGAATTGTCTGCTGACAAGAAGAGTTTCACCGTTAAGCAAGAGCGTTTCCTGCTCAAAGATCGTGATACTGCCAACACTGAATTGCTCTACACTGTCCCAATCTCATATACAACTAGCGATGCGAAAGATTTCATAAATACAACTCCCAAATTTTACCTGGAGGCATCAAAAACCCCAGTCACATTTGACTTAGCAAACAGCATCGAATGGATCATACTGAATATACAGGAGTCTGGCTATTATCGCGTCAACTACGATGACAGTACTTGGGATGCCATACATCAGGCATTGCACTCTGCTAACTGGGGAAGCATTCACGAACTCAATCGTGCTCAAATAGTCGATGATTTGCTCAACTTGGCGCGTGCTGATATCTTGAAATACGACAAAGCATTGGAAGTGCTCGAGTATTTGGAGAGTGAAACAAATTACCTTCCTTGGACTTCGGCCTTTAATGGTttctcatacataaatattcgCCTTGGTAGCGATACTAAACAATTTTCCGAATACATACTTGAACTAACGAAAACGGTATATGACAAGCTTGGCTTTGTGGAGAGTACCTCTAACAGTGCCTTGGATATCTATACTCGTGCAAAAGTGCTATCGTGGTCCTGCAAGTTCGGCAATGAAGAGTGTATTAGCAAATCAAaagaatattttgcaaaaattaatacaaCTCCAGTGCCTGTGAATATCCGTTCGGTTGTATATTGTAATGCTTTGCGTTACGGCAATGAAAGCGATTACGATACATTgttcaacaaatttttgacaAGTAACTCAGCGACTGAACAAACCCTGATACTCAGTACATTGGGTTGTGTTAAGGATGAAACCCTGATTCAGAAATATTTCAACGCCATTCTGAGTGACGATATTCGCCGTCAGGATAAATCGAGTGCACTGTCCAGTCTATACACCGAAAATAATGAGAATGTCGGTCCAGTTTTCAAATTGGTAACGGATAACTATGAAAAACTGGCGGATGC AATGGGTAGCTACTCTTCCGTTGCCACTGTAATCTCTAATATTGCCTCTCGTTTTACCACCGAGAGTGAAAAACAGAGCCTGAAGGCTTTCAACGATCAGAACAAGGATAAATTTGGCAGCGCCCAGTCCAGACTTGTGTCAGCTGAAAACACAGTGGAAGAGAATTTAGTATGGGCCACAAATAAGTTGGGACAATTTAGGACCTATTTAAATAACCGCAACGGCGCTGCAACCAACACAATTGCCATTCTGACCATGCTTGTATGTGCTCTCGTTGGTCGCTTCCTGCAGTAA